The following nucleotide sequence is from Pseudomonas sp. RC10.
AGCCTTCGCGTGTTCCCAACGCTCAATTTGGTTTTAAGGACTGAACGATGAAAAAAGCATGGCTGACCCTTTCCGCACTCGCCATCTGTCTGGCCGCTGGCAACGCAATGGCCAAGGAATACAAGGAGCTGCGTTTCGGCGTCGATCCTTCGTACGCGCCCTTCGAATCGAAAGCCGCTGACGGCAGCCTGGTAGGCTTCGACATCGACCTGGGCAACGCGATCTGTGCTGAACTGAAGGTCAAGTGCAAATGGGTCGAGAGCGATTTCGACGGCATGATTCCTGGCCTGAAAGCCAACAAGTTCGACGGCGTGATCTCCTCCATGACCGTGACCACAGCGCGCGAGAAAGTCATCGACTTCTCCAGCGAACTGTTCTCCGGCCCGACCTCGCTGGTTTACAAAAAGGGTTCCGGCATCTCGGCTGACACCGCTTCGCTGAAAGGCAAGACCGTCGGTTACGAGCAAGGCACCATTCAAGAAGCCTACGCCAAGGCCGTTCTGGACAAGGCTGGCGTGAAAACCCAGGCCTACGCCAACCAGGACCAGGTTTACGCTGACCTGGTATCGGGTCGCCTGGACGCCTCCGTACAAGACATGCTGCAAGCCGAACTGGGCTTCCTGAAGTCGCCACAAGGTGCTGATTACGAAGTCAGCAAGCCAATCGACGATCCACTGCTGCCAGCCAAAACGGCCGTCGGCATCTCGAAAGGTAACAAAGACCTGAAAGCGCTTTTGGATAAAGGTATCAAAGCGTTACACGACGACGGCAAGTATGCCGAGATCCAGAAAAAGCACTTTGGTGATCTGAATCTGTACAGCGGTAAATAAGTAAACTAACGCCCATCGACTTCAGAGGTCATCCGAATCCCCCTCTGATATCGATGGGCGTTTTTATTGACTGTATAGGTTCCACATGCTCGATACTCTCCTGCAAAACCTGGGACTGTCCGCGTTCAGCCTCAAGGGCTTCGGCCCGTTGCTGCTTCAGGGCACCTGGATGACCGTCAAATTATCGGTAATGTCGCTGCTGCTGGCCATCGTGCTTGGCTTGCTGGGCGCCAGTGCCAAACTGTCGAAAAGCGCCGTGCTGCGCGTTCCGGCGCAAATCTACACCACGCTGATTCGGGGCATTCCGGACCTGGTGTTGATGCTGCTGATCTTCTACAGCCTGCAAACCTGGCTGACGAGCCTGACCGAAATCATGGAATGGGATTACATCGAAATCGATCCCTTCGCTGCAGGCGTCATCACCTTGGGCTTCATCTATGGTGCGTACTTCACCGAGACGTTCCGTGGCGCGATCCTCGCCGTGCCCCGTGGACAGGTCGAAGCCGCCACGGCCTATGGCCTGAGCCGCTCTCAGCGGTTCCGCTTCGTGGTCTTCCCGCAGATGATGCGCTTTGCCCTCCCCGGTATCGGCAACAACTGGCAAGTGGTGCTCAAAGCCACGGCACTGGTGTCGATCATCGGCCTGGCTGATCTGGTCAAGGCGTCGCAAGACGCCGGCAAAAGCACGTATCAACTGTTCTATTTCCTGGTGCTCGCGGCATTGATCTATCTGGTCATCACCAGCGTCTCCAACTTCGCCCTGCGCTGGGCCGAACGGCGTTACGCCGCTGGCAGCCGGGAGGCTCAACGATGATCGAATTGCTGCAAGAGTACTGGCGCGCCTTCCTTTATACGGATGGCCAGAACATCACCGGGCTGGCCATGACGATGTGGCTGCTCAGCGCCTCCATCGCCATCGGCTTCATCGTGTCGATCCCGCTGTCCATTGCTCGCGTGTCGCGCAATCCGCTGGTTCGCTGGCCGGTGCAGTTCTACACCTACCTGTTCCGGGGCACGCCGCTCTACATCCAGTTGCTGATCTGCTACACCGGCATCTACAGCATTGCCGCCGTACGCGAACAGCCGATGCTGGGCGCGTTCTTCCGTGACGCGATGAACTGCACCATCCT
It contains:
- a CDS encoding ABC transporter permease, encoding MLDTLLQNLGLSAFSLKGFGPLLLQGTWMTVKLSVMSLLLAIVLGLLGASAKLSKSAVLRVPAQIYTTLIRGIPDLVLMLLIFYSLQTWLTSLTEIMEWDYIEIDPFAAGVITLGFIYGAYFTETFRGAILAVPRGQVEAATAYGLSRSQRFRFVVFPQMMRFALPGIGNNWQVVLKATALVSIIGLADLVKASQDAGKSTYQLFYFLVLAALIYLVITSVSNFALRWAERRYAAGSREAQR
- a CDS encoding transporter substrate-binding domain-containing protein translates to MKKAWLTLSALAICLAAGNAMAKEYKELRFGVDPSYAPFESKAADGSLVGFDIDLGNAICAELKVKCKWVESDFDGMIPGLKANKFDGVISSMTVTTAREKVIDFSSELFSGPTSLVYKKGSGISADTASLKGKTVGYEQGTIQEAYAKAVLDKAGVKTQAYANQDQVYADLVSGRLDASVQDMLQAELGFLKSPQGADYEVSKPIDDPLLPAKTAVGISKGNKDLKALLDKGIKALHDDGKYAEIQKKHFGDLNLYSGK